The following nucleotide sequence is from Phyllobacterium zundukense.
GCACCGTCAGATGAGGAAACAGAGCGTAATTTTGAAAGACAATTCCTTGATCTCGGCCATAGGAAGGCACTGCGGCCACTGATCTGCCAGAGATTAGGATGTCACCTCTGGTAGGAGCTTCAAACCCCGCAAGCATCATCAAGGCTGTAGTCTTGCCAGAACCACTGGGGCCTAGAATTGTCAGAAATTCCCCTTGTTTCACGCTAAGAGAAAAATCTGTTACTGCGGCGATCGAGCCATACATTTTTGTAACATCACGAAACTCGATCTGCGGAGAAGCTACGTCTTTCAATACTTGATCCTCTTTTGAACATGGTCTGTGCGGCTTGATTGGAGCCGGAGCGCCCAAGCTCATTTGTGCGGTCGAATACATTGGCACCATTCCCACTCTTTTTGTGCTAGAGACGGATGGAAACCAGTGGGCCTCAGTCGTAGGCCCACTGGCAGGCGAACGATCTTACTGCGAAACCCAATCGGTCCATCGCTGTACCAGGCGCTGAACATTCGTAAGGCCGTCGGAACCCACTTCCGCGTACCAAGGTCCATTAAGCAGGATGGAATCCTTCAGGTATTTAGGATGGTTTGGAAGCTTCAGCGCGATTTCTTCCGGTAGCAGTTTAAGCGCATTCCGATTGATCGGCCCCGTAGGATAGATTTTTGCAAACGCTGCTTGATTTTCTGCTCGGCAAACAAACTCGACGAATTTTTGAGCGTTTTTGACGTTTGGACCGTTCTTGGGAATCGCCCAGGTGTCAAAAGTCAATTTCGCCTGGTTACGACTCATCTCAAGTGGACCACCCTGGTCGATTGCAGCCAGAGCACGGCCATCGTAAGACATCATGAGGTCACCTGATCCACTTAGCATCAACTGCTGGATCTCGGATCCCGACGTCCACCACTTTCGGACATGAGGCTTGATCTTGTCGAGGCTCGCGAAAATACGGCCAATGTCCATCGGGTAGATCTTGTCGGGGGAAACACCATCGGCAAGAAGGGCTTCTTCCCAAGGGC
It contains:
- a CDS encoding polyamine ABC transporter substrate-binding protein — protein: MTISINRRRFMQASSALAVGALATPAGRVLAQTPGELRVATYGGQVGKSVVEAYLKPFEAETGIKAIPISEDFSGAQIELMQKSSSVTIDVGPLSQGSFLQTARKGYLEKIDYSLFKSEDLAGIAPETKHEYGIGFYFYSFNMVYNSKKYPHDKPRPNNWAEYWDVEKFPGVRYLVSGQWGSEGPWEEALLADGVSPDKIYPMDIGRIFASLDKIKPHVRKWWTSGSEIQQLMLSGSGDLMMSYDGRALAAIDQGGPLEMSRNQAKLTFDTWAIPKNGPNVKNAQKFVEFVCRAENQAAFAKIYPTGPINRNALKLLPEEIALKLPNHPKYLKDSILLNGPWYAEVGSDGLTNVQRLVQRWTDWVSQ